CTCCTCCAGGGAGAAGGAAGGGCAAAGTTTTAAAGTTGCAAACTGTTAATATGTGTTTGGAAAGCTAAACACATGGTTCAAATGAGAACTCCAAGAAATACATAGCAGTTGCTTTTGTGTGCAGCAGCATGTAAACAAGAGAGCTGCTGGGGAGGGGAAACCAAATAACATCGGTAGGAAACCCAGACAGAGCAAAGGCTTTTGATTCAAAAATTAAAGAGCCAAGTCTCTCTTTGCATTAACATTACTTCAGAAATCAGTCATTGTAAACTAAAAAAACAATACTTTTTATAAGATGGAAGGGTACTCTCCCTCATACTCGTGGCTTCCCTGCAatccttacatttttttttccttggacacCTGCATGGCAAAGGCAAGGTCTCCTGGAAAACGAACTGGTCAGCACTGAACTCCATTTCACTATTTGCCTCTGGAGAAGGAAGCAGAACATGGTGTGTGTGCCCTGCTGACATGACTTTGCACATCAAACACTAGCAGGCACGCTTTGCAGGTCTGCCAGCCCAAGACAATTTTTAAATTGTAAATTTATGTTTTGACCTGTGCAAGCAGGGGTTAGAAACACCCACACATCATTCCCACTCTGTTTTCTACAGCATGGTAGATGAGAGCTGCTATGTATTCCTATTTACAGAGAAGACATGACTTTAGTCCTTCAGCCTGTGCCTTTCCTCCTCACGAGGCTCTTCACAACCCAGAGTTAAGTGACTCTTTGTAGCCCCTCTGCCAATTAACTGAGAGCAATGGGTTGTTTTTTATGTCACTTAAAGTTGACGGTTTCTTATTAGGTATTGAAAGAAATATGTCTCACCATTAAACGCTTGTAACCTGAAAGTAGATACCTCACTGCCTAATGTACCCAAACTCATGGCTATGTTAGTAAAGTTTTAATTGTAACCTGCCAATATCAAAAGTAGACCTTGTAGCACCAGCTGCTGATTAAAAGACACAATGTAATGGACTTTTTAATACTGTTATGCACCAGACTCTTCACTCCTCACCCCGGCCTGTTTTGGGATGTTAATAAACTGCCCCAAGTTGTGAAGAGTGAGCAGTTTCCACTGTACCCTTTTGTCTTACATAAGCAGGATGCAGTTATGGTAGAAAATCTGTCATTAAATATGCTTATTTTCATAACTAATAAATGTaaccaactttaaaaaaaatccaacacattATTGAGGAAATCCGGTTACCAATCTAAAcccattaaatatatttttaaaaaaatgtccttcagttttccttttttgaaCTACAATTTTCAATATTAGTTTAACAGAACAAAGTCACAACCATTCTACAAATATTCAGTAGATTTAcacagctttttttccttctcgtTATAGACACAGCTTCTGCTTGGAAAATGCATTTCTACGTTACTCCTTGTACTTTTAGAAGAGTAAAAAGTGGGCACTTAAAAGCAACTTCAAACATGGAAAGATGAGAATTATCAATGCCATATGTCAGAGCAAGTTCCTTCTGAGGTTACATCAATACCAGAAGATAGGAAACAGCTCCCAAAACTGCTTTTGGGAGAACAAGGAAGGTAGTGAGTCCATGGTCAGAGGAAACGATTTCCATGAAAAGAAGATAAATGCAGGAACTTGGCAGCTTTTCCTGCTTTCAGCAGCTAAATTCCCTCCCTCTTCTTCAGGAGATGATGACTTCTTTCATGAAGGaagatatttcaaaaatattaactGTCCTTGCAAATCTATGCTATGGTTATTTTGGCAAATTTGTACTCAGATACCAAGTGCCTTATTAGAGCAAAAAGACCCAAGCAGATAGCTCCTACTTCAACACAAAGAAATGCAACAGGGTTGTGCTCACTCCCCTCAAACttatatgaacttttttttttttcaagtagtcTCATAGGCTTTTAGCAATAACATCAAGAAATTACTATTTCAACCTTCTGCAACACACAAAGGCTGGTCTCCTAACATCAGCCTGCGGCAGCAGATGGGCCTCCCCACGATGGGTATGTCTGGCATAGTTTTACAGACTCAATTCTTACTTCCACAGTTGCAGAACTTAAAGTTGCCCTTCCCACAGACTTCAAAGCCCTCATTCCTGAatgttcaaccacctcctgttcGCTGGCGGGACTGGAAACCAAGCGTTTTCACTTATGGTAGCTCCCCTTGGTCCAGTACTTCATTGAGTAGAACAGACCGACAGACAACACTcaagcacagaaaataaatgcTTCACTTAACAATTCATGTCATAGCTTCTGAAGCCTCCTGACCTTCCACACAAGCTCTGAGTCCTCTACCTGCTCTCCAGGTACGGACAGGAAAGGATGTGTGTTCGCCAGTGGACTTGCCACATACACTTGAATATGGTATCTGCGTTTCTTCATgtacacacaaggaaaaaaaacttcaGAGACTTTTTTAGCCTGAGCAAAGTGGAAGAGTGGCCCAAAGGTTTCCTGAATGAGAACTGCAGAATGCATGggcattttcttctgctgtttttgcTTTCAGCTTTAAAGAAGGGCATCATATGTGTAAGTATGTGACAGAAACTTACGTCATGAAggagctgaaaaataaaaaaaaaaaaagagagtgaagaaaggaagaaggagagcaaggagagaaaggagagaaagaaaaaaataggaagatgatgaagacctttgtctgaaagaaaacagaaaaaaagcagtcTACCTGTAAGCTCAGCAACAGCATCTCCAGCTGTATGAAACAGGAAAATAGGAAGCTGTTCTGCTAATAAATCCAGAACCAGAGGAGCTCAGaatcacatttttctttcacattcaggttcaaaatacacttattaaaaaaatgcacaaaaatacACCTTTTCCTTGAACACAGTTTTCATGGCAAGactggcaggagggggcacaaaCACTGTTCGAAGGCTGTGACTCACTGCTGATCATCTGCCACCCCACTGCCCAGCTGCTGTACCTCAGGTATCCCAGCAAGCTCTTCCACCAGCAATAACTTTGTGTTTTGATGTTAGAGCCATAGTTTCATTGAAACTATAAAGGCAAAACTAATCCAGGGTTTTAAATTGTATTCTTCCATTTTCACAGGTTACCCCAGAAAAACAGAGCCCAAAATACTCACACTGCTCATGTGCAGTGCAGCGATGCACAATAAGAGGCACCACTTCTCCTCTGCCACAAAACAGTCTCTTGTTCTCAATGTTTTCCACTGGTGGAAACAAATTATTGTTTACTGCCTCACTGAATGCAGTTTTGCAATGGGATGAGTTAACAGCTGGCGTTTTTGTTCGTGTAGTTTCTCCAGCTGAGGTCTAGCTCTAAGTTTGGATTAGCATTTGAGTGTTTTCTGCTGAAACAGGGGAAGGACAAACAACATCTTGAAGATGAAAATACAAGCCTGTTGCTGGATGTGGAGAGTACCCCAGATCTTGCAGACTGCAGATGCTGTAACAGTTACCAAGGATGCAAAAAATTTAACTCAGAGAGTCAGTGAAGAAATTAAGCAAAACATTTAGAATCAAAACTCCTCATGCAATTCTGTCCTTTGCAGAGGACAAAAATGTTATCTTGCAAACAGGCATTTTGTAAAAGCATTATGGTTGCCTCTTCTAAAGGGTGGATTTGCTCTTTCTGTTCCAAAAAAAATTCAGCTCAAAAAGCCCAAGATCAGTAGGTCTTGGTCATGTGCTGACACTTCATACATAAGTCTTCCTGCACACGCTGATTTTCAAATTTCTTCCTCAGTAAGAATTTCTGCCTTGGGCTTTCAGCTTTTCTCAAAGTTTACCAAAACCTCTGGTTAGAGCAAGTGTCCCACAACACATTCCCATCTCCACTGTTTTGCAGAAGCCCAGGTTGTAGCACTGCTAAGTGGTAACAGATGGCAGAGCGAGATATGGTACTAATTCATTCTGGATTAGTGCAGATTTTCACCAAGTGAATTTTACTTCTTAACCAGCAGTTTGTTATTTCACCTGGATCTGAAAGAAGAGGTTGGATTCTATTGCTTGGGGGTAGTGGTGTGATTTCCAAATCCTATTATtcataaagaaaaacagaaattaattcCTTTGGCCTTGTTGAGAACAATACCTACTTTTCCCATTGCAATTCACTTTTAGAAGCCTTTTGGAAACAAGAGACAACCTATGAAAACAATTATAtagatacttatttttttttttaatcaaattctGAACCTGAATACAAACTAAGAACTACTCAAGGTTTATCCTTCTCTGGCCATTCTTGGAAGAATGCAGAGAGCTTTCCTTTGCcctttaaatttatttcttccctgaaaaGGTAATAAATTATACTGAAGCCAGGGACTTTTATTAAACAAGGCCTCATTTCCATTGTATATAAAGGAATGGATTTACTAGAGGGATTTTCCCCCttcaaaaatgaagtaaaataaaaccacattCCTGCCTTGGGAAAAGATGGACGTTCCTCAAAGCATAGTTTCAAAGGATCctgaatgaaaataaataatacttATTCTTAACTGAAGGGGGAAAGAAGGGGGAACTTCCAAATGGTTTCCCCAGGGTGAAGCGATGAATTACACAGGGATACCTGGAATATTTTAGAGAAGACAGTTACCGGGGACATATCGGCTTTGGCTGGGGATGCAATAAATTTATTTGGGAGCATCAGTGAAGAAATTAAGCAAAAAATTTAGAAGGACACTCCCAACACACTAGGGTCTGGGTTCAGAGAAAGGGTCACCTGGATCCAAGGCACCAATAACTTCTGCTTCAGCAAGGAGGGCTTGCATGGGcttgttttgaaaaagaaaactaaataagCTTATCAAACAAAGAAACTGATCACAGTGTAATATCCAGATGCTGTACTTCcgtattctttttcctttcaatatCCTTGTCAGCCATGTAGTACTGGGAAGAGATTAAGTTTGGGGCTACTAGACAAAATTCAAAAAGATCAACTGAAATGCATTTGCAGGACTATAAATGGCAATAAAAATGATAATTGAGTCAAATTTAGAGAAACAGACTGTCAGAGAGCACATAGTATTGCTTTGACTagcagcatgaaaaaacccaagcaagcaaaaaaatccTATGCAAGTACAAAGGGTCTTAAATTTAAGACACACTATAAAGACTGCATAATTACGTGCAGATTACAGCTGTGATCCTTAGCAAATTCTCATGCCTCTGTCATTTTAACTGAAACCAGAAATCCATTTTGCTAATGAGATGTAGCTGATTTTTAGTAGTTTTTTTGTGAAAACTTGTCTTCTTTTTATAAAAGTGATGGATCTGTCTAATGTAGCAATCAAGCCACCTTTATCAAGAAAATAAGAATATGGACCTTTATAtgtacaaacaaaaaatattacttGACTTGTTATGGATAACAGACATCATGGAAATTCTATTTTTGTTGTTAAATCTGAATGATTTCACAATGAAATCttctaaaaaaatataaagaaaaatatgaagactTTGATTCTGTTTCTCACACTTGCAAGCTGAATGTTTTTTTTAAGTCAATATCAAAATGGCATTAAGatgcaatggggaaaaaaaaaagataatagatAATACTGTCActaagaaaagggaaagaaatccaAGCCATCAAAATTCCTGTAGAATAAGGTTtgctataaaaaaaaatcttatagaaTAATTTTAATTAAGATTTCATTTCTTCATCCAAATATTTGATTATACAGCTTGAAAGTATTGCTGTGACAGTGCGACTCTGAAAGCACTTATTATAAACCTTCTCTCTCCATACAATGGTAATAAGAATTAATCTTCAAAAGTCTATGAGGAGCGCTCCATTTAGACTACAGTTATCAGCTACAATTTCCCAGTTTACTTGGCTGTGGGTTAAATTCACAGTTTATGCACTTTTAAAATATACTTATCTAAAAAACACTGGGACTGCACATAACTGCAGCCTGTGTGCTAGAACAGAAAGTCATTGATGCTCAGACTCCTATTGCCAGCGCCAGTTAAAGAGTTTATTGCCCTGTTTTTCCGTCAGGACTAAATCAACACACAAGTGACATTACTGTGATGCAGGGTCAGGCAGGGTTGGTGACTCTGAACGAGCTTTCCGTGCTGGCCACAGGGCAACCTGGTATTTATGGCTTTACACACCCTCACTTCGACAGAAGGAGCAGTGATCTCACTGCCCAGCccagctctctaaggaaaaggtAACGATGtcgaggaagaaaacaaacaaacaaacaaacaaaacaaacaaacaaacaaacaaacaactcagtGCTGCTCTTTTCCTGATGGGACCCCCACTACTTGGCGGAAGGACATCTCCAAGCAAAGACAATATACACATTTTTAGTCATCTCAGGGAAAACAATGCTGGAAAGCTCGGCGCTCTTCGTGGCAGCAGGACTCCTCAGAGAGGAGGTGAATAGGTGAAGTTGTCTTCTTCCAGTCACGAGGCTCGGAGCTAAACTCCAAAAGAGCCTCTTACCGGTTGCACTGCACTACCAGGGTTGACATTTGCTTTGGTCCACCAGGGTAGTTTTCTATGGGTAGGGAAGGTCTGCTGAAGTTCAAGTGGTGCCATAACCAAGCTCTGTGTAGACAAGATCATCTTCATCTCACCCAGGACCACTTAGTTGGTAACTGGTGAAATACAGTTAATAAGGCTGAGGTAGGTCAAAGCCTTAAGATTCAGGGGCTGACAAAGACAGGCCATCCCAGGTAACCACCTGAACCTGCATAAGGGCTATGCTAATCAAGACATGTCTCTGGCAAAACACAGGGTGCTGTTTGTAGCACTACTCTATGgtctttttattttctactgaAAACAAAGTGCTTTTACTGCATGAGGGGAGGAAGCAGGAGAAGATGCAGATTGCATACCAGAAGAGATAGTGTAGATAttgaaaacatcttttaaaaaatgtgattCCATAGAACTTCAAGTTTTTGATCTTGGAATGAAATGCAtaccaatcaatcaatcaatcaatcacccATAAAGGTTAAAGTTATCAATAGTGCACTTTTAGTTGGTTTAACTGTCTGTCTAGAGCATATGTTGACACCCATATGTTACCACAGTTATTTGCTACTTTCCATCCTGGTTTGGTACCTAGTTGTGAAAGAAAAGCTAGGAAAGTATAAAAATAAGTCTCTTGTGCAATTCAtaaatgtggcagaaagagagGGCAGGAAAAAAACTGTTGCTGAGCATTCCACCCTTCCAGATGTTTATAGTAAGCTTCCAGATGTTTTCCTTGCATTCGCTGCTTTGTCGTAATAAGCAAGGAACCGTCTTCAAACACAGTGAGACTCCTTTAAATCAAAACAGTTTATACAAAAAGAACTTTCACCTTTTTATCTGTGCCCACATTAGTTTCCAAATCTTGCAGAATAAACCACATTCTACTAAAGAAAGTGGATGGCCTTACAGGTGGGAAAGGCCTACTTGTCTTTTTAGTTCCAGGAACACAAAGGCTAAGCAACTGTGAATTCATTGTTTGCTCTACAAATGCGGGCGTGTAAGAACCGGTAAAAGACACTAGTCTTTTGTTATGTACTCTAGATCATGGAAATCCAGAGCAGAGCTAGTTTTTATGGCCCTGATTAGTGCTTTCACTGTGTCTTAAGAGAGTAGTTATTGTAGTTCATTTTTGGGCCAAACCTGCACAGTTAGCATTCAGGCTAACTGTGACCTCCACCAGAAAAACAGCTGAGCTTTGTCCTTAAATGTAAGATAAGGTAATGGGGACGATGGATGAGAAGATGCCAATTTTCAGCTGTCATATCTGCGAGGTATCTGCCTGTTACCTTGATTGTTCATTTAAATGTAACACATGACGGTGGTGAAAGGCAAAGTGTCATTGAGCTGCAAGCCAAACCAGACCTGATTTTATGGCTCTGTGCAATACATAGATCAGTCCTGCCTTTGCCCCAGCACAAAAGGAAGGCATGCTCTAGAGAAAGAGCTTTATGTTCCTTGTTACTTTTGAAAGATTTCAAAAGCAGccttgttaaaagaaaaaaagggctcAACTATGAAATCACTTCcttctgtttaaaatattttactcaaggaaaaaaaaaaacaaaaaacaaaacaccaccacaaaataaaacaacaaaagggcattaaaaaaaaaaaaaaaaatctgttctgtgcTTTTGACTTGTTCCTAGGATCGAGCATCCCACCAGCTCTGTGGGATGACGCAGTGTGCCAGATCCCGACCGCTCCAGCCTGCGCGTCAGGCGGCCGTACCCTCCCCGCACAATCAGCCCCTTGTCCGGGCGGCTGGCGCCTGCCCCGCACATGCTGACGGCatcgctgctggggctgctccccctTCCAGCAGGCTCTTCTCCTCTCGGAGCAAGGCAGCAAGGCGCAAGGAGCGCAGGCGGTCTTGGGCAGCTAACAAACAAGAAGGTCTTGTGTTaattccctccccctcccctgccccatgAAACGTAGCATGgatggggacagaggaaaagatggATCTTCTGCTTGCAGCAGCAAGGATTTGCCTGGGAGTACAGCCGGCTGGAAGACTTCAGGAAGAGCCGTTTATGGAAGTTTAGAAGTCAAGCGAACAGTTCATTGCTGCCCAAATCACAAAGGAGTTACTTACGGCTGAGCAGCATTTTAACAAAGACCATGAGAGGACTGGTTTGCCTCCCTCTGCCAGTGCTCATAGGTTCACTCAGACTGCCTGGGTTCCTAAGGCACCCTTCCCTTCTCCAAAGTTAATTGCCTCCTCCTGGATAAGCGTGCTGACACACAAGAGCTCCCTTCCCCACTAAGGTGTGGGACAGGAGAGGTGGGAGAGCAATCTTCAAACTAAACTGAAAAGCTTCCTTTCCCCTCTCCACCTCCAGCAAAAAGTTAGTTTCTGCCTCAAACAGGAATGTATTACCTTGATTTGCAACCAATAAGAAAGGCAGGAGTTCTTTTCCGCTGTGTTATTGAAGTTCACTGATGCAGAAAAAGCCAGATCACATGAGATAAACATTCAGCAAGTTGCTCCAGGCAGCGTCAGATACCCACCTTTTCTGCCTTTCACATAGCTGAAGCAGATAAACTTGCAGTACTATGCATTGACCACCTTTGCAAGAAGGCACTCAGGAAGTATGACACTTGAAATTAAATTTTGTGCTTATGAAAAACTTTGAGCCAAACTTGCAAGCAGACCGCAAGCAGTGCCAGAGCACCAGGGCACACACCTGAACAACAGGCCGACCACACTGTCTACTCCAAACTGAGATACCACCCAACTGGAGCTCTGAATGCTTAGCTTTTTTTCATTAGAACCCCAAACAATCCTCCATTGGAAGTGCAAATTCAGTAACATGGGATGGCACTTGGCAGCTGATGGCAGCTAATGAACTCTTCTCCTTACTCAGCTAGCACTCTGCTTAACACGCTGATGTACAAACATTTAACCTCCCAAAAGTCTCTGTGGTTCTCCCATGCCTGTTTTGTGGCTttagtctatttaaaaaaaaatattattaagacaaaacagaacaaaaaaaccaacccaaacaaaacaaaaaaccaaacactcacctccccagcccctcttcgaaacccaaacaaagaaaacccaaaccaaaccaaaacccacagctGTTTCCCAGCCAGTTTTATCTTGCAACTGTGTCTCACAGGTGATGTGAAAGTGTTGCTGCCTCTTTACACTATAGCCCTACGACTGATCTCCTCCCACAGAAGAAACCATGCTGCTGTGGAAGAAAAGACACCACCCTTTTCAAAATAATACTGAAGTGGGAGATTCCAAATACAGGATGAAGAGTGTCACAGCCTGGCAGtgcctttgttttctttaagcagATTTAGTAAAATAATACATTAACTCTCTCTGTAAATGGTGTTTTATGCAGATTGGAATAGGTGCTAGAACCGAGTGTGTGCGCTACGCTGAATGAATTTAACTGCATCCGTAACAATTAATGAGGTCCTGTTTGAATTTTGAAGAAAACTTCAAcatgaggaggaggggcaggcaccgaactcttctGTCCAGTGACctgtgacagaacccgagggaacagcaggaagatgtgccaggggaggttcaggttggacattaggaaaaggttcttcacccagagggtgctggacactggaacaggctccccatggaggtgtcacggccccaagcctgacagtgttcaagaagagatggacaacaccctcagacacatggtgtgaactgtgggggtgtcctgtgcagggacaggagttggacttggtgatccttgtcggtcccttccaactcaggacatcctatgattctaggTGGTACTGAAGTCCTGAAAAATTTTACTCAAAATAGCCACAATGAGGAATCAAAACATTACTGAACTACATCAGCAGCTAAACTTGAGTCACCTTCAGTTTGGCTAAttacctggaaaaaaataaagtacttaTTAAGGAAAATAAAGGGCTACTTTGTGTTCTGTGCACACCTCTACTGCTGTGGCCACACAGGGTGGCCTCTGTATCTTCCCTGTGAACTCTGCTCACAGAAGAATGGAGAAGGGTGCAGTCCCTTCCCAGCCTTCCAGCTGCACACATACTTCTAGTCACATACATGCTTGGGATTAGCTGCCATGTGCTGTTTGTTCAGTGACTGTTTATTTATTCCTACAACTCTGCATTGCACTGGTATAAGTGCTTACTATTTCCCGCCCACTTTAAGAAAAGTTTGAGCCAGTCTTTCACTTCAGAGGAAATGTTCCATTGCTCTACAGCCAGCAGTTCCTTCAGGAGGGAAAACAAGGATCTATTTCCTAAAAAGAAGACTGCtaaactgaatattttttttgtgttcttAACCTCATCTTGCCTTCTGTAAGGAGGATCATGGAGGTGGGCAGGGATAGATTTCTAAACCATCACATAGTCAGGAGAGGCTTTACCTCTGGCACTACAGCCTCCCTTGAAAAACTGGTAACAGATTCTTTCCCTAAAGGAAAGAACAGGACACGGAGGAATGACCTGTCAATGGTTGAACAGGTTAGTCAACTACACAGATTACAAAGCCAATCACTAGGTCAGAGAGCAAAACAGACCTTCTTAAACTAACATGTGACTTGACACAGTGACTCACATCAAATCTCTGCAACTATTCTGCTGTGTTTGTTCAGGCAGTAACTGACAGAAAGCACAAGTCACAGTGTAAAGCCATGGAAATCAGGATGTCAAAGCAAGAACTTGATGCTAAGTTTTGGGCTTTGTAGACTATGTACAGTTGCATTTATGGACTACTAGGGCAACTTCATGATGCAACAAGGTACTAGGATCCCAGGAGGCctgtgtgctgtgctggatgaCTTCATAGGTGCAAACACAGGTTGGGACAAGGAGACAAACAGCaccatccctgcctgcctgcagctCACTATGATCTGCAGAAACAGAAAGCAGAACAAACTGCCAAGAACATTGCTGGGGACAGATACGCTGTATCTAGGCCGTGCTTTTGCATAAGGAAACTGAAAGCCCCAGAAGAAAACCAAATACAGCCAGAAAGCTCCTGACCCATGTTTCCCTGTTTTCAAAGCCCTGAAGCTTAGGCAGTGTGCTGAAGGACACCAGTGCTTCACATGCTACTTTTCCATATTAGAAAACTGGCAGAAACTCAGATGTGCCAAACATTATAGAGCCGAGTGAACAGAACATACATGGAATCATGCTTAACACGCAAAATCTTTCCTTCAATAGCCTGTTGCTGGTTATTGTTCTCCAGACGTGGAAGTACTGCCTGAATACACGACACCTTTTGGCTGGCAAAAAAGAGACAAGAGGTACTTCAGTGGAAGATTGAGCCCTCCCTGTTCTATTTTAAGGTTGCAGCCATCTGGCATCTTCAAAGGCAAGAGGGAAAACActgcacaggacaggctgctaCAGCAGGTCTTAAACTTGCATTGCTGCAAAAAAAATACTACCTTATATCTTGAGGTCCTAGATTTTCATGTTATAAGGCTGAGTGACCAAGTCTCTTATACCCACTTCCATAAATAAGCTTGATAGTCCCAACACATTAATGAACACTGGGGGTAATTATTGCCCTCATCTCTTCTAGTGTGTTCCAAATGCCGCCGACCTCTCAGAAGCCAGACATGCATTACTGAAATCACCTGATAGGAAACAGAATGGGGAGAACAGATGAGGCAAAGTAAGCACTTACCAAGCACAATGACCACAGTCTTCAGGAGGCTCATCATGGTGTCCCGATTCCTGCGAGGTCCAGAACTATGTCTGGACATTCTCATAGTCCTTTGGCGGACGTACCCAAAGATATGAGCATATAGGACCACCATGACCACAAAAGTGACCAGGTTGAAAATAGCCCAGAAGACCAGGTAGGAGTCACTATAGAGTGGTGCCATGTTGGAGCAGTGAGTGATATCACAGATACAGTTCCATCCGACACTTGGTATGGCACCCATGACGATGGCCATAGTCCAGATAACAACAATTACGACCACCACTCGCCGGTTGCTCATCCGAGTATGTAGCTGCATTCGGAAAACTGTAATGTGCCGCTCAATAGCAATGGCCAACAAATTGGCTACTGAGGCTGTCAGGCTAGTGTCAATGAGACCCTGACGGAGGAGCCAGGTGCTTACAGTCAGTCTTCTAGTGTTGGGTCCTGTGTTGAACATTAAGTAAAAGTAGGCCAGCCCTGCAAAAAAGTCCGCAGCGGCTAAGTTTGCCATTAAGTAATAAATAGGAAAGTGGAATCGGCGGTTGACATAAATAGCCACCATAA
The Patagioenas fasciata isolate bPatFas1 chromosome Z, bPatFas1.hap1, whole genome shotgun sequence DNA segment above includes these coding regions:
- the LPAR1 gene encoding lysophosphatidic acid receptor 1 isoform X4, whose amino-acid sequence is MSEPQCYYNETIAFFYNRSGKYLATEWNTVSKLVMGLGITVCIFIMLANLLVMVAIYVNRRFHFPIYYLMANLAAADFFAGLAYFYLMFNTGPNTRRLTVSTWLLRQGLIDTSLTASVANLLAIAIERHITVFRMQLHTRMSNRRVVVVIVVIWTMAIVMGAIPSVGWNCICDITHCSNMAPLYSDSYLVFWAIFNLVTFVVMVVLYAHIFGYVRQRTMRMSRHSSGPRRNRDTMMSLLKTVVIVLVFCRDSGANSMPEVKEVTSSETCRLSNLQKSAFIICWTPGLVLLLLDVCCPQCNVLAYEKFFLLLAEFNSAMNPIIYSYRDKEMSATFKQILCCQRSESANGPTEGSDRSASSLNHTILAGVHSNDHSVV
- the LPAR1 gene encoding lysophosphatidic acid receptor 1 isoform X7 — encoded protein: MERCSSRKMDQAGNTGKLLTRALLPSVHTAAPVPWSCTTRRVKRTSLADSGWKSPCQGDVLATEWLGVDCRSRSTAMSEPQCYYNETIAFFYNRSGKYLATEWNTVSKLVMGLGITVCIFIMLANLLVMVAIYVNRRFHFPIYYLMANLAAADFFAGLAYFYLMFNTGPNTRRLTVSTWLLRQGLIDTSLTASVANLLAIAIERHITVFRMQLHTRMSNRRVVVVIVVIWTMAIVMGAIPSVGWNCICDITHCSNMAPLYSDSYLVFWAIFNLVTFVVMVVLYAHIFGYVRQRTMRMSRHSSGPRRNRDTMMSLLKTVVIVLDTLRA
- the LPAR1 gene encoding lysophosphatidic acid receptor 1 isoform X5 produces the protein MDIPTDLVPSSMMSQPEIIESTAMSEPQCYYNETIAFFYNRSGKYLATEWNTVSKLVMGLGITVCIFIMLANLLVMVAIYVNRRFHFPIYYLMANLAAADFFAGLAYFYLMFNTGPNTRRLTVSTWLLRQGLIDTSLTASVANLLAIAIERHITVFRMQLHTRMSNRRVVVVIVVIWTMAIVMGAIPSVGWNCICDITHCSNMAPLYSDSYLVFWAIFNLVTFVVMVVLYAHIFGYVRQRTMRMSRHSSGPRRNRDTMMSLLKTVVIVLGAFIICWTPGLVLLLLDVCCPQCNVLAYEKFFLLLAEFNSAMNPIIYSYRDKEMSATFKQILCCQRSESANGPTEGSDRSASSLNHTILAGVHSNDHSVV
- the LPAR1 gene encoding lysophosphatidic acid receptor 1 isoform X6, with amino-acid sequence MERCSSRKMDQAGNTGKLLTRALLPSVHTAAPVPWSCTTRRVKRTSLADSGWKSPCQGDVLATEWLGVDCRSRSTAMSEPQCYYNETIAFFYNRSGKYLATEWNTVSKLVMGLGITVCIFIMLANLLVMVAIYVNRRFHFPIYYLMANLAAADFFAGLAYFYLMFNTGPNTRRLTVSTWLLRQGLIDTSLTASVANLLAIAIERHITVFRMQLHTRMSNRRVVVVIVVIWTMAIVMGAIPSVGWNCICDITHCSNMAPLYSDSYLVFWAIFNLVTFVVMVVLYAHIFGYVRQRTMRMSRHSSGPRRNRDTMMSLLKTVVIVLAGSRLCGKATQGPSGKTPSR